A section of the Oncorhynchus nerka isolate Pitt River linkage group LG3, Oner_Uvic_2.0, whole genome shotgun sequence genome encodes:
- the LOC115104027 gene encoding ammonium transporter Rh type B-like — MTNSATNLRLKLPIACIILEVIIIILFGTLVQYDDETDAKLWHKEIANGSSNYDNDFYYRYPSFQDVHVMIFIGFGFLMTFLQRYGFSSVGFNFLIAAFALQWATLMQGFVHGMHGGKIHVGIESMINADFCTGSVLISFGAVLGKTSPVQLLVMSVIEVTLFAVNEFIVLSVLGAKDAGGSMTIHTFGAYFGLMVARVLYRPNLDKSKHKNCSVYHSDLFAMIGTIYLWMFWPSFNSAVTAHGDDQHRTAMNTYYSLAACTLATYGLSAVVAHDGKLDMVHIQNAALAGGVAVGTAGEMMLTPFGSMIVGFLAGTVSVLGFKFLSPILEQKLKIQDTCGVHNLHGMPGVLGAIVGAVTAALATKDVYGDGMADVFPDIHSGDVEASFQGVRQAISLAVTLGIALLGGLITGFILKLPIYGAPPDTICFEDGIYWELPGEEGSQEELTTVRTPDEAEKLNA; from the exons ATGACGAACTCAGCGACTAACTTGCGGCTGAAGCTGCCCATAGCCTGCATCATCCTGGAGGTgatcatcatcatcctcttcgGCACTCTGGTCCAGTACGACGATGAGACAGATGCCAAGCTCTGGCACAAGGAAATCGCCAATGGCTCCTCCAACTACGACAACGACTTTTACTACCGCTACCCCA GCTTTCAGGATGTGCACGTGATGATCTTCATTGGCTTTGGTTTCCTCATGACGTTCCTTCAACGTTACGGCTTTAGCAGTGTGGGCTTCAACTTCCTCATCGCAGCCTTCGCTCTGCAGTGGGCCACTCTCATGCAGGGCTTCGTCCACGGCATGCACGGGGGCAAGATCCATGTCGGAATAGAGAG TATGATCAACGCTGACTTCTGCACAGGCTCAGTGCTCATCTCGTTCGGGGCGGTCCTGGGGAAGACCAGTCCAGTCCAGCTGCTGGTCATGTCTGTGATTGAAGTCACCCTGTTCGCAGTCAATGAGTTCATTGTGCTTTCTGTTctgggg GCCAAGGATGCTGGTGGCTCCATGACCATCCACACCTTTGGAGCTTACTTTGGCCTGATGGTTGCTCGTGTTCTCTACCGCCCCAACCTGGACAAGAGCAAACACAAGAACTGCTCTGTCTACCACTCTGACCTCTTCGCCATGATTG GCACCATCTACCTGTGGATGTTCTGGCCTAGCTTCAACTCTGCTGTGACGGCCCACGGAGATGACCAGCACCGCACGGCTATGAACACCTACTACTCTCTAGCTGCCTGCACCCTGGCCACCTATGGCCTGTCTGCCGTTGTGGCTCATGATGGCAAGCTCGATATG gtGCACATCCAGAACGCTGCCCTTGCCGGTGGGGTTGCCGTGGGAACTGCTGGTGAAATGATGCTCACTCCTTTCGGCTCCATGATTGTGGGCTTCCTGGCTGGAACCGTCTCTGTGCTGGGCTTCAAGTTCCTCTCG CCTATCCTGGAACAAAAGCTGAAGATACAGGACACGTGTGGCGTCCACAACCTGCACGGCATGCCTGGAGTCCTGGGAGCCATCGTTGGCGCAGTTACTGCTGCTCTGGCAACCAAGGACGTCTATGGAGATGG GATGGCTGATGTGTTCCCTGACATCcactctggtgatgtggaggccTCGTTCCAGGGTGTACGACAGGCCATCTCCCTGGCCGTAACCCTGGGCATCGCCCTCCTGGGCGGTCTTATCACCG GTTTTATTCTGAAGCTGCCAATTTATGGTGCTCCTCCTGACACCATCTGCTTTGAGGATGGCATCTACTGGGAG ctgcctGGTGAGGAGGGCTCACAAGAGGAGTTGACCACTGTCAGGACACCAGACGAGGCAGAAAAGCTCaacgcataa